GCTACCCTACAGTCGGAGTAACGTAAGAATTGTTTTTGACAGTCATAAATTGACCCATAAGTTATACGTGAATGAATCTTTAAGGCTCAGTTAATGATTGATCGTAGCTTCATGTATCATATAAACCTAAAGGTAAATTCAACCAAAAtacaattcttcttcttctcttcttcttagCCCTCTTCATCTTATAGATGTAGGCCTCTTTCAATTTTTGTCATTCTGGTCTATTGCCTCTCTATATACCCATTTCGATCCAGCTGTTCTCTCGATATCATCATACTAACGCATTTTTGGCTTCCCTGCTGGGTGCGACTCTCCCCAAGGTCTCCACTCTACCAGCCTCTTGCACCATGAGTCGTCTTCCAACATGAGTCGTCTTTTCGGGCCACATGGCCAGCCCACTCTCACTTCAGTTACAATTACAATTCTTACTCCGACTACAATTTTCTTACTTGATAAAATTGgcttaaatatacaatattatattttttgggtTTTAATTTACAGCTGTCCCCAATCCTTTGGCCTCTCAAAGAATAGTGGGTGGGGAACTCACAACTATTGAACAATACCCGTTCCAAGCTGCTCTGCTGATGTCATGGGACTTCAGCTATTATGGACAAATTTGTGGAGCCACCATTATAAATGCGAGATCTATTTTGACCGCTGCTCATTGCTTTTGGTAAGTACCTGAATGTTTGAAGTTTTGACCTTACAGATTATAAAGGGTTCCAACTGTTAGGAACCAAATAAATCTTCATAGTCTCTAGTTTACGTTTCTTTGTATCTAATGAgactttttgtaataattagaCCGCCATCTGCCTTAAGATTTGCGCGggtaaatgtaataattttctGCCCCCGGCCGAAATGCATCAGCTTTCGGCCCGCTGCGCTTAACGAAGCCACcgtttgtaaaattttataagtaagattttaattgtataatacatacctaagtaGGGCAGTAACGTAAGATATGtctcagatctcatgtagaacATATGATCTGAGCCTTTCTTATTTACTGGCCAAggtgtatatattatttttctactcgaTTGTTCGAGTTTAATTTTACAAAGTAGAAAAACTATAAGGACACATTTATAACAGCTGACTTCATTACTttacatttacattacattacaggTACTTCATAGAACCTAACCGATTTCGATTCAGAGTAGGATCCTCCTACGCTAACAGCGGCGGCGTTGTCCACGACGTCCTTGCGAACATCATCCACCCAGGCTACAACCCTAGTAACTTGGATATCGACGTTGCCATAGTCCGTTCTACTTCCATCATTGTTCACAACGAGGCAGCTCAGCCAGTTCCGATAGCCGGCCCTGGATATAATATGCCTGATAATTCTGAAGTTTGGGCTACAGGATGGGGACAGACGGATGTAAGTACAACTTTCAGTTTAGTAACGATTTTAACAGTCCCTTGAACCATTGAACTTCTATATTTTAACTCCCTTGAGATAAGGCGTAATGTTCACCTAATGTCTCCTACATCTCAAATGTTAGGAGTCAGACTGCTTGGACTTGATGGCGAAAACAAGCACCTTTTTTGTTCCCGACAACTACTTACGTGGGCGTAGCCATCGTCTCCTACTGAAAGGAACCTTTCACACGTTAGCACACCAGCTGGCCTAACTAAGGTGACAATCGATATcccttcgacaacgaaacgctttgtgtctctctatcactcttacatattagtgcgacagtgacagttgcgtttcgatcgctacggagcgtaagcgatttgcatgtcgGCTACGTGGCCAGTACTCTCCAATCGTCCGCTCCCAGACACTcctcaacttttttttttgcatctgACTGCGATATGTTTGCCGGCtaaaatcatacattttttaaagatcaaataaatatcaatataaaaaaataacagatgtgattaaatgtattaaacgaATTAATCTCATGAAATAACTAGTCGACACTACGTAGCAACCACACTTCGGTTTATAGTTAATCTCGTAGCTTTGATAGCAGCGTAGTAACATTACAGCACCTTTACTAACTTAATCCCAGTGAGGATTTCAGAATACAAAAGTAAGTACTTCTCGTAGAAAAACTTAAGTTGTAGTTTTCAATTCAGCCATCTACGGGATAAATGAGTTGGAAACTAAAATCCGTACTCAAAATTAActattgaatacctattttactCCACACAATAGAATTAAGGTCTtgaataaattgtatgaaagaACCACCCAGTAGAGTAACTATAAATATCAACTGAGTGTTATGGAAAATTCATCAAATACAGGATGTTGGGGCCTTTACGCAAGGCCTCTTTCTAAGTCAAATTGGTGCCCC
This genomic stretch from Cydia pomonella isolate Wapato2018A chromosome 24, ilCydPomo1, whole genome shotgun sequence harbors:
- the LOC133531010 gene encoding trypsin CFT-1-like; translated protein: MCGHLGFLVILSLIGGHVLAVPNPLASQRIVGGELTTIEQYPFQAALLMSWDFSYYGQICGATIINARSILTAAHCFWYFIEPNRFRFRVGSSYANSGGVVHDVLANIIHPGYNPSNLDIDVAIVRSTSIIVHNEAAQPVPIAGPGYNMPDNSEVWATGWGQTDVNGPSSNQLRHVQIWTVNQAICRTRYKELGYDVTNSMLCSGWLDVGGRDQCSGDSGGPLIHNGVVVGVCSWGEQCALARYPGVNARVSRVADWIQVNA